The window CGAGCGGGGCGTTGTCGATGCGCTTGGACAGCGCCCGCGCACGCACTACGCCGCCGACGTCGGGCGAAACGACCATCAGGTTCTTGCCCGCGAAACGCGCGTTGATGTCGGCCGACATGACCGGCGCTGCGTAGAGATTGTCGGTCGGGATATCGAAGAAGCCCTGGATCTGGCCGGCGTGCAGATCGACCGAAAGGACGCGGTTGGCGCCCGCGGTGGTCAGCAGGTTGGCGACCAGCTTGGCCGAAATAGGGGTGCGCGGGCCGGGCTTCCGGTCCTGCCGGGCATAGCCGAAATAGGGGATGACCGCCGTGATCCGCTTGGCCGACGAACGCTTCAGCGCGTCGATGCAGATCAGCAATTCCATCAGATTGTCGTTGGCGGGGTAGCCGGTCGACTGGATCACGAACACGTCCTCACCGCGGACATTTTCGTGGATCTCGACGAACACTTCCTCGTCCGCGAAGCGGCGGACGCTCATGTCGGTCAGCGGCATTTCGAGGTAGCTCGCGATCGCCTGCGCGAGCGGGAGGTTGGAATTGCCGGTGAGCAGCTTCATGCGTGGAGTCCCCTTCGATCGCGGACCCCTTAGGCGGAACATGCCATTGGGGGAAGGGGGTGACGTTTTAATCCAGCTCACGCTGGATGGCGGCACCGGCCCGCTCCCCCACCCGACCTCCCATAAGATACTGCCGCTGGGAGGTCGGGTGGGGGAGCGGGCCGGTGCCGCCGCTGGTTCGGCTTTGCCGATCCAGCAACAACGCCCTATGGGCAGGCGCGATGATCGTCACCCGCTTCGCCCCCTCGCCGACCGGCCGGCTTCACGTCGGCAATATCCGCGCCGCGCTCCACAACTGGCTGTGGGCGCGCCAGCAGGGTGGACGCTTCCTGCTGCGCCTCGACGATACCGATGCCGAGCGATCGACCGAGGCCTTCGCGCAGAGCATCCGCGACGATCTGGTCTGGCTCGGCCTCGTGCCCGATGGCGAGGAACGCCAGTCGGATCGGTTCGCGCTCTATCAGGCGCGGTTCGAGGAATTGCGCGCGGCGGGGCGGGTCTATCCTTGCTACGAAACCGCGCAGGAACTCGAATTGCGGCGCAAGGTGCTGGCTGGGCGCGGGCTGCCGCCGGTCTATGATCGCGCCGCTTTGTCGCTGGCGCCCGATCAGATTGCGGCGTTCGAGGCGGAGGGACGGACCCCGCACTGGCGCTTCCTGCTCGATCATGATGCGCCGATCGCGTGGGACGATCTGATCCGCGGTCGGCAGAAGCTCGATCCGAAATTGCTGTCCGATCCGGTGATCCGCCGCGCCGATGGTAGCTGGCTCTACATGCTCCCGTCGGCGATCGACGATATCGACATGGGCGTGACGCATGTCGTGCGCGGCGAGGATCATGTCACCAACACCGGGCTGCAGCTTCAGATGTTCGCGGCGCTGGGGGCGACCCCGCCGGCCTTCGCGCATGAGGCGCTGCTGACGGGCAGCGAGGGCAAATTGTCCAAGCGCCTCGGCGCCACCGACAGCGACGCCTTCCGCAGCGAAGGCATCGAGCCGATCGCCATCCTCGCTCTGCTCGCGCGGCTGGGGACCAGCCTGCCGGTCGAACCGGTGACAGACCTCGCGCCGCTGATCGAGAGCTTCGACTTCGCCCGTTTCGGCCGTGCGCCCGCGCGGTTCGACGAGGAGGAACTGAAGACGCTCAACGCGCGCATCGTCCACATGCTCGATTTCGATGCGGTCGCATCGCGTCTGCCGGCCGGGATCGATCGTGCGGGCTGGGAAGCGATCCGGCCGAACCTGTCGAGCATTGCCGAAGCGGCCGAATGGTGGTCGGTGGTCGAAGGGCCGATCGCGCGGGCGGAGCTGGGCGACGAGGATCGCGCCTATCTGGCCACGGCCGCGCGGGTGGCGGGCGAGATCGACTGGGCCGATGCGCCGTGGAAGGCGCTCACCGCCGCGCTGGGCGCCGAGACCGGGCGGAAGGGCAAGAGCCTGTTCCTGCCGCTCCGCCTTGCGCTGACGGGTCGCGAACATGGTCCCGACATGAACGCGCTGCTGCCGTTGATAGGCCGCGAGCGCGCGGTCGAGCGGCTCGGCTCTTAACCGAAGTCGGTAGGCCGCGGGGTCGGGGTCGCGACGGTCTCGATCATCCGCTCGATCGATCCTTCGACCAGCAGTTCGATCCCCTCGTCGCTCGCAAAGCCGCCATAGACCAGGCAACGCGCGCGCAATACGCGGCAGAAGGCGTCCCACGTCTTGGGGTCGGGCGGGGTCGGATTGGCCCAGAATTCGTCGAGCGGGCCGTCGAAGGTGATGCCGGGAATGTTGTACACGGCTTCGCCCAGCGCCACCGTCGGGATGCCGTTGGCGAGCGAAAGCGTGCCCGTCGTGCTGTTGACCGTCACCACGCCGATCGCATTGTTGACGACGTCGTTGATGTCGCCGCCGCGTGCGAGCACGATCCGGTCGTCAATATCGAGCCGCGCGGCCTCATGCCTCACGAAGCGCGCCCAGCTCGACAGGCCGTTGTCGAGCGGATGCTCCTTGATCAGCAGCAAAGTGTCCTTGGGCGCGAACCGCGCAAAACTTTCGATCACGTAGCGCGCGCCGGCCTCCATCGAGGCGAAGGGTGAATGGACGCGGATCTGATAGTCGGAGGTCAGCTGCAGCGGCAGCGCGAAATAGCGCTTGCCGGCGACCGATGCGATCGCCGCTTCGGCGCGGTCTTCGTGGACGCTGCGCAGCGCGAACTGCTTGAGCCAGCCCGCCGCCTCGGCGACGACCCAGCGATCGCGGTGCGACTTGTAATGCGGGAAGCGCAGCCGCCCGACATAGGTCTGGAAATAATAAAGCGTCGCCTCATGCGCGCGGCGGCGGAAGGTGGCGGGAACCGGCGCTTCTTCGCCCAGCGGAGGAAGGCGGCGCGCTTCGCGCAGGAACCATTTGGGATCGCGCGGTAGTGGCGAATGGCCGTTCACGCCGTCGCGTTCCAGCGTCACCCAATGCGGGCGGATATAGCCTTCCTCGAACACATGGACGCGCACGTCGCGACGCTGGGCGAGGCCGCGCGCGGCCTGATGCAGCGGGCGGCAATCGCCGAACAGGACCAGATCGGTGATCGCATGTTCGGCCAGGAAATTGTCGACGAAGCGCGGCCAGCGATCAGGATCGCCGCGATAGTCCACCGCCTTTTCGGGCCATGACGCGCGATCGCCGCCGTTCAGATTGATGCGGTGGACCCGGTGGCCGAGGCCGCGCAGCGATTTGGCGAGGCGGTAGAAGAAGGGACCGGGCGGCCCCTGCAGAAACAGGAAGCGCTGTTGCGGAGCAAGGCCGTGCTTCATGCGCGGCTTCCCTTCGTCGCGCGCTGCGGCCAGCCGCGCGAAAGCGCGCGCCGCGCGCGGCCCTGCAAGCGGCGCAGGCGCGTCAGCGGGGTTTCGATCGGCACCGGCTGTGCGGCGAGGCGATCGACCAGCAGCTCGGGCGAGCAGGGCAGCTTGGTCACGGGATCGAGATAACGAGGGTATTGGATCAACGTCGCGGCCACCAGTTGCATCAATGACAAGGTGCGACCCTCGCGCCGTTCAATGCGGGGGCCGAGGTCGCGCGTCAACCCCCAACCCGCATAGAATGGCTGGCCGTGGGTCACGACCTCGCATCCGCGCATCAATGCCTCAAAACCGGTCAGAGATGTGAGCACATGTACACGGTCGACATGATCGAGCAGCGCCGCCATCGGCATCTCCCGCACCACCATGTCGGCATGAACGAGGATCTCGGCATCCGGGATCCGTCCGCGCCGATGGCCGGCATCGACATCGGGATGCGGCTTGAAGATCAGGAAGGCGTCGGGCTCGGCCGCGCGGGCGCGGCGCAGTAGCTCCAGATTGCTGTCGATCCCTGCCCCGCCCAGCCGCACCGACAGATCATCCTCGACCTGGCCGGTGACGAGGACGAGTGGCTTGGATGTCACCGGCCGCTCGAATCCGCTGCGGCCGCTGGCATATTTGCTGAGGCCCGCATCGACGATGGTGCGCGTCAGTTGTTCGGCGCGGCTGAGCAGCACCGGATCGGTCGTCGGCTCGGCGAGCAACAGTTCGAGTTCGCTGGGCGTGCGCGGATCGAAATGCATGCCGCGCCGATCGAGGATGATCGAATGCGGGGGATGGCAATCGCTACCCAGGCCCGAGGACCGCAGGAATCCGTCCTCAACGGGGATCAGCTGGACGCCGGCGGCTTCGGCGGCGGGGTTCAGGCCGGCGGGCGCCTTGGTCGGCCACACCG is drawn from Sphingomonas crocodyli and contains these coding sequences:
- the gltX gene encoding glutamate--tRNA ligase, whose amino-acid sequence is MIVTRFAPSPTGRLHVGNIRAALHNWLWARQQGGRFLLRLDDTDAERSTEAFAQSIRDDLVWLGLVPDGEERQSDRFALYQARFEELRAAGRVYPCYETAQELELRRKVLAGRGLPPVYDRAALSLAPDQIAAFEAEGRTPHWRFLLDHDAPIAWDDLIRGRQKLDPKLLSDPVIRRADGSWLYMLPSAIDDIDMGVTHVVRGEDHVTNTGLQLQMFAALGATPPAFAHEALLTGSEGKLSKRLGATDSDAFRSEGIEPIAILALLARLGTSLPVEPVTDLAPLIESFDFARFGRAPARFDEEELKTLNARIVHMLDFDAVASRLPAGIDRAGWEAIRPNLSSIAEAAEWWSVVEGPIARAELGDEDRAYLATAARVAGEIDWADAPWKALTAALGAETGRKGKSLFLPLRLALTGREHGPDMNALLPLIGRERAVERLGS
- a CDS encoding ribose-phosphate pyrophosphokinase → MKLLTGNSNLPLAQAIASYLEMPLTDMSVRRFADEEVFVEIHENVRGEDVFVIQSTGYPANDNLMELLICIDALKRSSAKRITAVIPYFGYARQDRKPGPRTPISAKLVANLLTTAGANRVLSVDLHAGQIQGFFDIPTDNLYAAPVMSADINARFAGKNLMVVSPDVGGVVRARALSKRIDNAPLAIVDKRRERPGESEVMNIIGDVSGRFCILVDDIVDSAGTLCNAAAALLQAGAEGVVAYVSHGVLSGGAVARVEGSALTELVITDSICATEPVAAAKKIRHLTIAPLLGEAIKRTSEESSVSSLFD
- a CDS encoding capsule biosynthesis protein, giving the protein MRSPPFPQATAEVARVSTPKPFSRSRDLDGPERDRARLVIDAIVAARVGGGFWGATDDPWFVTDDPAPVRAAGDDETGLIAWMRGRAVEWSGPGCFADYANDGLPDPIERLVHDHLVTGVDYRDPFSNRPVAIEATIELLGFWRSLIDRNRGLAVATGIAGWKRREVEGMLWPGTSGLAFERTASMAVRTASAYRGAIAVWPTKAPAGLNPAAEAAGVQLIPVEDGFLRSSGLGSDCHPPHSIILDRRGMHFDPRTPSELELLLAEPTTDPVLLSRAEQLTRTIVDAGLSKYASGRSGFERPVTSKPLVLVTGQVEDDLSVRLGGAGIDSNLELLRRARAAEPDAFLIFKPHPDVDAGHRRGRIPDAEILVHADMVVREMPMAALLDHVDRVHVLTSLTGFEALMRGCEVVTHGQPFYAGWGLTRDLGPRIERREGRTLSLMQLVAATLIQYPRYLDPVTKLPCSPELLVDRLAAQPVPIETPLTRLRRLQGRARRALSRGWPQRATKGSRA
- a CDS encoding capsule biosynthesis protein, whose product is MKHGLAPQQRFLFLQGPPGPFFYRLAKSLRGLGHRVHRINLNGGDRASWPEKAVDYRGDPDRWPRFVDNFLAEHAITDLVLFGDCRPLHQAARGLAQRRDVRVHVFEEGYIRPHWVTLERDGVNGHSPLPRDPKWFLREARRLPPLGEEAPVPATFRRRAHEATLYYFQTYVGRLRFPHYKSHRDRWVVAEAAGWLKQFALRSVHEDRAEAAIASVAGKRYFALPLQLTSDYQIRVHSPFASMEAGARYVIESFARFAPKDTLLLIKEHPLDNGLSSWARFVRHEAARLDIDDRIVLARGGDINDVVNNAIGVVTVNSTTGTLSLANGIPTVALGEAVYNIPGITFDGPLDEFWANPTPPDPKTWDAFCRVLRARCLVYGGFASDEGIELLVEGSIERMIETVATPTPRPTDFG